CAGTTCAAGCTTCATATTTCGATACAGGCATCATAAAGTGAATATACGGTCAGGTCTTTTTCCAGCCCGAAGTGGTCGTCTGTATTTATTGTTACTGTTTTCTTTCTGCCGGGAACCAGGTCAAAATAGTTATCTGAAAAGTTATTTTCAAACCCGGATGCTTTTAAACATACATTCCTGGCCAACACATTTGCCGAAAGCTCTATTACAGTCATTCCTGCCTCTTGTCTGAATTTTGTCTCTATTTCAGGCCTTTTCCACTTGATGGCTTTAGGTTCGACAAAGTAGTGATTGTCTTCATAAATAACTTCACCATCCCTCACGATTCTCGCGGTTAGCATGTGGCTGGCCTTATCCTTACCATCTATTAGCTGCTTAACCGTGGTCTTGCACACAGCTTTGCTACTATTCTCGGCAATGTTCAGGTTGTGTCTGCCTTCGTAAACTTTCTTTCCTGAGAAGTCGAGTACATCTACTTCGAGAACAACTTTTTGAGGCACAAGTGAATCGGAAATGACAAAGACCTCAATATGATCATCCTCTTGAATGGTAGAGGCTATGATTTCCTGATAGGCGGTTTTAACAAAAAACTGGAGCGCTTTCCATCGGCCATAATAATCCACGCTTGACCATGAGGCCACCGGCCAGCAGTCATTTAGCTGCCAGTAAAGTGTGCCCATACAGAATGGCTTGTTCCTTCGATGGGCATGGATGGCGGTTTTGATGCCTTCTGCCTGTAGCAACTGGCTCAGGTATAAAAAGGCCTCGAAGTTTTTGGGCTGGCTGTAGTGCTCCTCCATATATTTTTTGATCAGGGCATTGCCTCTGGGGTGCTTTTGGTGTAGCAACATTACAGGGCTCATCAAATCCCAGTCTTCCTGCTCTGTATATTTTTTTACCGAATCGATATCCGGGAATGACTGAAAACCATATTCGCTCATGAACCTGGGGACATAGGTGTTGTAAGAGCTGAATGGTAGCTCTCCGTGCCACACGCCCCAATAATGGTTATTGCCGATTTTCAGATCATCCAGTTTTTTCCAGTCACTGATCGGTGAAGATGGCAGGTAAAATTTTTCAGGGTCCAGCGCTTTGACAACATTGGGCAGCAGCTTATGGAACAGGTTATTGTAGTACTTTTTCAGGAGTATCTGGGTGACATTGTCATAGCCAAATTCCTTTTGCCAGCCCCAGGAGACCCAGCCGATGGCTATTTCATTATTGCCGCACCACAAAGCTATCGAGGGGTGATTTCTCAATCGCTTTACGTTATAAACGGCCTCTTTTTCGACATTTTTGAGAAAAGCGTCGTCTCCGGGATACATGCTACAGGCAAACATGAAGTCCTGCCAGATCATGATGCCACGTTCATCAGCCAGATCATAGAACTCATCGTTTTCATAGAAGCCTCCTCCCCACACGCGAAGCATGTTCATGTTGGCATTCACGGCATTATCGAAAACTTCCCTGTATTTCTCTGAGGTGACCCTATCCAAAAAGCTATCCGAGGGAATGTAATTGGCTCCTTTGATGAAAACAGGGGTATCGTTGACTTTAACAAAGAAACTTTCGCCGTCACCATCCGGTTTGTTTATAACTTCTATCGTTCTCAGTCCGACTTTCAAATGCTTTTCGGCGGCAGTCTGACCATCCTTTTGCACCTTCACTTTTATCTTGTAAATATTGGGCTCGCCCATGCCATTGGGCCACCATCGCCTGGGGTCACTGATGGTAGCGGTGAGCGAAATGTTGTTTTTACCCTTCTGCAACGATACATGCTCCTTCTTCACATCAACGCCTGTACCTTCCGGAGATGTAGCTGATAGCTGCAAATCAATGCTTTGAGATTCAACTGCATTAATCTCTACATGGGCTGTAATCACTGCCCTTTTCTCTGTCAGTGCATTTTGCTCAACATAAAGGTCAGCTATCTCCAGATCATTCCAGGCTTCAAGATACACGGGGCGCCAAATGCCTGAAGTTACAAATCGCGGTCCCCAGTCCCAACCGAAGTGATAGGGTGCCTTACGGGAATAAACACTGAGTTTGTCATCAGATTTATCATTCCCGGCAGGGTAAGTAAAACCTGCTTTTTCATAGAGTGGCCGGGTTACTTTGATTGGGGAATGAAAATAGAGTTTTAATTCGTTAGAGCCTACTTTTAATAATTGTTTACAATCATGCTGCCATTTGACAAACATGTTATCTGATTTGAATATCAGGGTGCCATTCACATAAACGTCTGCGTAGGTATCCAGTCCATCAAACACAAGGTTAACAACATCATATTCCAGATCTTCGGGTTTGACCTCAAAGTTGAGCTGATATTCCCAATCTTCATTTTCTATCCATTGTAATTTGGTTTCGTTGTCCCTGTAAAAGGGATCATCTATCA
This region of Fulvivirga ulvae genomic DNA includes:
- a CDS encoding beta-mannosidase; translation: MALKVTDKKSARANFRNVLSINEGWQFRKAGTTQWYDTTVPSTNFTDLLKHGLIDDPFYRDNETKLQWIENEDWEYQLNFEVKPEDLEYDVVNLVFDGLDTYADVYVNGTLIFKSDNMFVKWQHDCKQLLKVGSNELKLYFHSPIKVTRPLYEKAGFTYPAGNDKSDDKLSVYSRKAPYHFGWDWGPRFVTSGIWRPVYLEAWNDLEIADLYVEQNALTEKRAVITAHVEINAVESQSIDLQLSATSPEGTGVDVKKEHVSLQKGKNNISLTATISDPRRWWPNGMGEPNIYKIKVKVQKDGQTAAEKHLKVGLRTIEVINKPDGDGESFFVKVNDTPVFIKGANYIPSDSFLDRVTSEKYREVFDNAVNANMNMLRVWGGGFYENDEFYDLADERGIMIWQDFMFACSMYPGDDAFLKNVEKEAVYNVKRLRNHPSIALWCGNNEIAIGWVSWGWQKEFGYDNVTQILLKKYYNNLFHKLLPNVVKALDPEKFYLPSSPISDWKKLDDLKIGNNHYWGVWHGELPFSSYNTYVPRFMSEYGFQSFPDIDSVKKYTEQEDWDLMSPVMLLHQKHPRGNALIKKYMEEHYSQPKNFEAFLYLSQLLQAEGIKTAIHAHRRNKPFCMGTLYWQLNDCWPVASWSSVDYYGRWKALQFFVKTAYQEIIASTIQEDDHIEVFVISDSLVPQKVVLEVDVLDFSGKKVYEGRHNLNIAENSSKAVCKTTVKQLIDGKDKASHMLTARIVRDGEVIYEDNHYFVEPKAIKWKRPEIETKFRQEAGMTVIELSANVLARNVCLKASGFENNFSDNYFDLVPGRKKTVTINTDDHFGLEKDLTVYSLYDACIEI